A window from Mixophyes fleayi isolate aMixFle1 chromosome 12, aMixFle1.hap1, whole genome shotgun sequence encodes these proteins:
- the CA14 gene encoding carbonic anhydrase 14 has translation MFAHSTCGVPWMLGYSVLILRICQSVVASASWTYTGHHGQEHWEVTYPDCGGTAQSPININTSNVSYDESLPTMKAEGYNAPDASPFTLTNNGHTAVLSLPSSMHLRGLRNNFTAVQLHLHWGNTSLAEGSEHQIDEKVYPGEVHIVHYNSDKFSTINDAKNKPNGLAVLGILIEIGTMENVGYSNILNYLDKVRYAGQTVQVPSFDVEQLLPENMEKYFRYSGSLTTPPCYQSVQWTVFRDPVQISVPQMQKLRTMLYSTEASSPSSPLQNNYRYPQPMNQRTVYSSFVIKPALSLGEILAIIFGTLGGVLVLSLVILFFVIKKIRKQ, from the exons ATGTTTGCTCACAGTACCTGCGGGGTCCCTTGGATGCTGGGTTACTCCGTGCTCATCCTGAGGATCTGTCAGTCCGTGGTTGCAA GTGCCTCGTGGACCTACACAG GTCATCATGGCCAGGAACATTGGGAAGTAACGTACCCAGACTGTGGAGGAACTGCCCAGTCCCCCATCAACATTAACACGTCTAACGTCTCCTATGATGAATCGTTACCAACCATGAAGGCGGAAGGATACAACGCTCCAGACGCTTCTCCCTTCACCCTCACCAACAACGGTCATACAg CTGTGCTTTCTCTACCGTCATCTATGCACCTCCGCGGTCTCCGTAATAACTTCACAGCCGTCCAGCTCCACCTACATTGGGGCAACACGTCCCTAGCGGAAGGGTCTGAGCACCAGATTGACGAGAAGGTTTACCCGGGAGAG GTACACATCGTCCATTACAACTCGGACAAATTTTCCACTATCAATGATGCCAAAAACAAGCCGAAtgggctggcagtcttggggATCTTAATTGAG ATAGGGACAATGGAGAACGTCGGATACAGCAACATTCTTAACTACCTGGATAAAGTCCGTTACGCAG GTCAGACCGTACAAGTCCCCTCTTTCGACGTGGAACAGCTGCTTCCTGAAAACATGGAAAAGTATTTCCGATACAGTGGATCCCTGACGACACCCCCCTGCTACCAGAGTGTACAGTGGACGGTCTTTCGGGACCCGGTCCAGATCTCAGTGCCTCAG ATGCAGAAACTGCGCACGATGCTTTATTCTACTGAAGCCAGTTCACCCTCGAGCCCGCTGCAAAATAATTATCGGTACCCCCAGCCAATGAACCAGAGGACTGTATACTCCTCCTTTGTGATAA aaccaGCCTTGTCTTTAG GTGAAATTCTTGCTATTATTTTTGGAACATTGGGCGGAGTGCTCGTCCTCTCTCTCGTGATTTTGTTCTTTGTCATCAAGAAAATCAG gAAACAATGA